Proteins from a genomic interval of Vreelandella profundi:
- a CDS encoding NAD(P)H-dependent flavin oxidoreductase, producing MLSRLTASLTLPVIGSPMFIVSGPELVIAQCQAGIVGAFPALNARPANVLREWLSHITQTLADYDKQHPESPSAPFAVNQIVHPTNDRLEHDVALCAEFKVPLVITSLHAPNRVVEQVHAYGGLVFHDVTTLRHARKAIDAGVDGLILVCHGAGGHAGSLNPFAFVAEVRRFYDGPLVLAGAITKGEQIAAARALGVDLVYMGTRFIATQEANAQAAYKQMVLDAAAGDIVYTNLFTGVHGNYLRASIELAGLDPDTLPEGDKAAMRYGSDGSSKAKAWRDIWGAGQGVGAITSLRSVAEEVATLRHDYQKALDHLRRL from the coding sequence ATGCTATCGCGCCTAACCGCTTCGTTAACTCTGCCGGTGATCGGCTCCCCGATGTTTATCGTTTCAGGGCCAGAGCTGGTCATTGCTCAGTGTCAGGCAGGTATTGTCGGCGCGTTCCCCGCACTCAATGCGCGCCCGGCAAACGTACTCCGAGAGTGGCTGAGTCATATTACGCAGACCTTAGCTGACTATGACAAGCAGCACCCTGAAAGTCCGTCGGCGCCATTTGCCGTTAATCAAATCGTCCATCCCACTAATGATCGTCTGGAACACGACGTAGCGCTGTGCGCCGAGTTTAAGGTGCCGCTGGTTATTACTAGCCTGCATGCGCCTAACCGGGTGGTTGAGCAGGTGCATGCGTACGGCGGCCTGGTGTTCCACGATGTGACTACGCTGCGACACGCGCGAAAAGCCATCGATGCCGGTGTCGACGGCTTAATTTTGGTATGCCACGGCGCAGGCGGCCATGCAGGGAGCCTTAATCCTTTTGCCTTTGTGGCTGAAGTGCGCCGTTTTTACGACGGGCCGCTGGTGCTCGCAGGCGCGATTACTAAAGGCGAGCAGATTGCGGCTGCTAGGGCGCTTGGCGTGGACTTGGTGTATATGGGAACCCGCTTTATTGCCACTCAAGAAGCCAACGCGCAAGCGGCTTATAAGCAAATGGTGCTCGATGCTGCGGCAGGAGACATCGTCTATACCAACCTGTTTACCGGCGTGCACGGTAACTATTTGCGCGCCAGTATTGAGCTGGCAGGCCTTGATCCCGATACGCTGCCAGAGGGCGATAAAGCCGCAATGCGCTACGGCTCTGACGGTAGCAGTAAGGCAAAAGCATGGCGGGATATTTGGGGCGCAGGGCAGGGCGTTGGCGCGATTACGTCGCTT
- a CDS encoding electron transfer flavoprotein subunit alpha/FixB family protein produces MSILVLADLHEGQLAGATAHVVAAAKAIGGDIDVLVAGEGVQAAADSAAKLDGVSKVRVADNAVYAHQLAEPMSALLVELAGDYTHVLASASTTGKNVLPRLAALKDVSQLSDIIAVESADTFKRPIYAGNAIATVKSDDALKVMTVRTTGFDAVGEGNNAPVEAVDIVVENSQSRFVKEELAASDRPELGGAKVVISGGRGMGNGENFKLLDGIADKLGAAIGASRAAVDAGFVPNDMQVGQTGKIVAPDLYIAVGISGAIQHLAGMKDSKVIVAINKDDEAPIFQVADYGLVGDLFEILPELESKL; encoded by the coding sequence ATGAGCATTCTGGTACTTGCTGATCTTCACGAAGGCCAACTGGCCGGGGCCACCGCTCACGTTGTAGCGGCTGCTAAAGCCATTGGTGGTGATATTGATGTTCTGGTTGCCGGCGAAGGCGTTCAAGCCGCCGCTGACTCTGCCGCTAAGCTGGATGGCGTGAGCAAAGTGCGCGTAGCCGACAATGCCGTTTACGCCCATCAGCTAGCCGAGCCCATGAGCGCGCTGCTGGTTGAACTGGCCGGTGATTACACTCATGTCCTCGCCAGCGCCTCCACCACCGGTAAAAACGTGCTGCCACGCCTAGCCGCGTTAAAAGACGTCAGCCAGCTTTCTGACATTATCGCCGTCGAAAGCGCTGATACCTTCAAGCGCCCGATTTATGCCGGTAACGCCATTGCCACGGTAAAAAGCGACGATGCGCTTAAAGTGATGACCGTGCGTACCACCGGCTTTGATGCGGTGGGCGAAGGTAACAACGCCCCGGTAGAAGCGGTCGACATTGTTGTGGAAAACAGCCAGTCCCGCTTTGTCAAAGAAGAGCTGGCGGCGTCCGACCGCCCCGAGCTAGGCGGCGCCAAGGTCGTGATCTCTGGCGGCCGTGGTATGGGCAACGGCGAGAACTTCAAGCTGCTCGACGGCATTGCCGACAAGCTAGGTGCTGCCATTGGTGCGTCTCGCGCCGCGGTTGACGCAGGCTTTGTGCCTAACGACATGCAGGTCGGTCAAACGGGCAAGATTGTCGCCCCGGATTTGTACATTGCGGTGGGTATTTCTGGCGCTATTCAGCACTTGGCGGGCATGAAAGACTCTAAGGTGATCGTCGCGATCAACAAAGACGACGAAGCGCCGATCTTCCAAGTGGCCGATTACGGCCTGGTCGGTGACCTGTTCGAGATTCTGCCTGAGCTTGAGAGTAAGCTGTAA
- a CDS encoding electron transfer flavoprotein subunit beta/FixA family protein encodes MKVLVAVKRVIDYNVKIRVKADHSDVDLTNVKMAMNPFCEIAVEEAVRLKEKGVATEVIAVSVGPKAAQEQLRTALALGADRAIHIETNERVESLAVAKLLAKVVDEEQPGLMILGKQAIDTDNNQTGQMLAALTGLPQGTFASEVAVDGDSVNVTREIDGGLQTIALTLPAIVTTDLRLNEPRYAKLPDIMKAKKKPLDVKTPADYGVEVASKVSLLKVESPAERKGGVKVASVDELVDKLKNEAKVL; translated from the coding sequence ATGAAAGTACTCGTCGCGGTTAAACGCGTCATCGACTACAACGTCAAAATTCGCGTTAAAGCGGACCACTCGGACGTTGATCTGACGAACGTTAAAATGGCCATGAACCCCTTCTGCGAAATTGCTGTGGAAGAAGCGGTGCGCCTGAAAGAGAAGGGCGTGGCCACGGAAGTCATCGCCGTCTCTGTTGGCCCTAAAGCTGCCCAAGAGCAGCTGCGTACCGCGCTGGCGCTGGGCGCTGATCGCGCTATTCATATTGAAACTAACGAGCGCGTGGAATCCCTGGCGGTGGCCAAGCTGCTGGCCAAGGTCGTCGATGAAGAACAGCCCGGCCTGATGATTCTCGGCAAGCAGGCGATTGACACCGACAATAACCAAACCGGCCAAATGCTCGCCGCATTGACCGGCTTGCCCCAAGGTACGTTCGCCTCTGAAGTGGCGGTCGACGGCGACAGCGTTAACGTCACCCGCGAAATCGACGGCGGTCTGCAAACTATCGCCCTGACGTTACCTGCGATCGTTACCACCGACCTGCGTCTCAACGAGCCCCGCTACGCCAAGCTGCCCGATATCATGAAGGCCAAGAAAAAGCCGCTGGATGTTAAAACCCCCGCCGACTACGGCGTTGAGGTGGCCTCCAAGGTCAGCCTGCTCAAAGTAGAGTCGCCCGCTGAGCGCAAAGGCGGCGTCAAAGTTGCCTCGGTAGACGAGCTGGTCGACAAACTAAAAAACGAAGCCAAAGTGCTTTAA